TCAAAGGTGTCCCACACCAAGACTTCACTCCCAAGTGCAAGTTGTGCTCAGGCGCCCACGTAGCCAGCTTTCGCGGCTGCCCAGTGCTCCTGAGTTACGGCGATCGCGCGCGCGGGAAAGCACAGCAGAAACCACAAAGGAACCCGGCCACGAGTTCCCGCCAGCCGACGGCCACCTCCGCGAACAAAGGAAGGAGAGGTCGTCGCACCCGCCGCGGCAGGGGAAGGAATGCGGACACGCGAGCTGCACAAGGTCAGTCGCACAATAGCACCCCTCGCCGCCCTGCCCCGCCTGCTCCTCATGCCGTCCAGACGTCCACAAGCAATGGAGGACAAGCTCCACCCATCGCTGCGCCGCGAGCCCGCAGGCCTCCCACTGCCGGCCCAGCAGCGAGCCAGCAGCAGGTAGCGACGCACGCTGAGCCGCAGCAACGCCAGCTAGCTCCGCCCCCTGCGCCGCAGCCGGGCACCGCGAGCCAACCAGCTCCGCCGGCGCCCGACCCAGCCAGCATGACCGACTTCCCACGGCCAAGATGGAGGCAGCCCAACAGCCACAACACAGCCGTCCGCCATGCTGTCGACAGACAAAATGGCGCGCACGCCGCACGAGAGCAGGCAGCCCCGCCTCCAGCTCCGCCAGGTAACACCGGCAGCCAACCAGCACCGCCCGCGCCCGCGGCAGCCAGCATGGCTGACCCGCCGCGTTCAAGATGGCGGCTGCCGGACAGCCGCGCCGCAGCGCCCCGCCATGATGTCGGCACCCGACAAGATGGCGCGTACCGGCCGCCGGCCGTCCGCCATGTTGTCGGCCCCAGCGCTGACGACGGACGCATAGACAGAATTCTCTGCTgcatggagaagatgctgcagcagATGTCAGAGCTCATGGCCGTGGTGCAACACGTAGCATCCGCCATCAAACCTGCAGTATCTCATCATGCCTGAGCGCGCAAGAAACCTAAAAATCTGCATCTTCAATGCAGAGGGTCTCAACAAGCAGGGCGCCGAATTCAGGCAGATGATCAGAGAAGAAGACATCGACATCTGCCTGGTCACGGAGTCCCACCTCAAGCCAGGCGTGCGAGTGGGTGTAGCGAACTACAAATGCTACAGACACGACAGGCCGACGCACGGCGGGGGCACGGCCGTGTACGTGCGACGCACGCTGGCACACCACCAAGTACCTACTCCAGAACTGACAGCGATGGAAGCAGCAGCCGTCGCAGTCGAAACGGGAGTAGGGAAAATTACCTTCTGCGCCGTATACAGGCCGCCAAGGAGGGCGCTAAACGCAGCAGACGCAAACGCTTTACTGTCGCTCCCTGGTAAGCTGATactagggggcgacttcaatgctaAGCACACGGCCTGGAACAGCCGACTCACTAACACCAGCGGCCGGCGGTTGCTCAACGTGGCTGAGAGACATGAGGCGATAGTCATAGGACCGCACAGCCCCACCATTTACCCCAGAAATGGCGGGCAGCCTGACGTCCTTGACATCGCGATCATGAAGGGCACGCGTCTACACGCAACAGCCACCACCCTTACGAAGATGTTATCCGATCACTTGCCTGTCATAGTGGAATTAAACGCCGACGTCATCCATCAATCGCGCAGAGGGCTGGACCTGCGCGGTATCAACTGGGACACGTTCCGTGAAACAGTAACACAGAAACTTGAAGACGCCCCCGACGCGGCAACGCTCGGCGCCGAAGCTGCACTTAACAACCTCACTCGCAGCATCACGGACGCCGCGGCCACAGCTACACCTGAGCGGAGACAACCTGACGACTGCAAACCGCACCCGCTCCCGCAAGACATACGAGACGCCAtcacggtctgcgcccagcgcgcccgccgcccccctatatagactctggcccgccctccccccaccacgcgcaaccgagggcatataagcgcagcacggaggcgcgcgggcccgttgtctaggcagcaccggacgccgcgccgcacctaacctccacgcacgccgctccgctaccgctaccgctatggcccgcacaaagcaaacggcccgcaagtccaccggcggaaaggcgccgcgcaaacagctcgccaccaaggcggcgaggaagagcgcgcccgccaccggaggcgtcaagaagccccaccgctacaggccgggcaccgtcgccctgcgagaaatcaggcgctaccagaagagcacagagctgctcatccgcaagctgccattccagcgcctagtgcgcgagatcgcccaggacttcaagaccgacctgcgcttccagagctccgcagtcatggccctgcaggaggccagcgaggcctacctcgtcggcctcttcgaagacaccaacctgtgcgcaatccacgccaagcgcgtcaccatcatgcccaaggacatccagctcgcgcgccgcatccgcggcgagcgcgcctaaaccgcgccgcggcaccgcaccgcaccgcaccgcacaaacaaaaacggcccttttcagggccactaacatctctccgtcgcgagcaaactttgtcggtcgcctgcctctcgccccgcaacccaaaaacaaaaaccaccacttcccgtccgtccgccacacccgctcactctgcctgcctgctagcagcgcgcaacaatcacacatcatccctccccggcgctcaaagcgcacaatacccaacggccgacgtcacaccgcacgggtggctggccggccgccgctttcgtttcgaaaacaaaaaaaacccgcactccaactccgacggccaacggccaggcaggcgcgctcgctcgctctacacgccaccgaaatcccccgccgactccttccacatctcaacgtgccccccgttgcaaaacataacacacacacacaaagaaacaaaacaaagaccagacacgactcgacaagacagacatccgagaagaacgaacgcaggcaagccaaccaacgtattcaaacaaaacaacgtgacagaaaaccaaccgtcggccgccgccacaaacacggcgacaatcaaccacgacaacaacaacaacaacaacaacaccgcttaccgctaccgccgcccacacccgccaccgacccccgcaatccaaccaccacggcacgcaaacagcatccccacgggcatacagaaacgccagacagacagacacccacaccagacgctacacgacaatcaaaaccttccccgacgtgctttgatggccctgagaagggccgttttgggccgcgcgtctcttgcgcgccactagacgacgacggggggtggggacgacggagtcaagcgccaaacccttcctttctcccatctctttctcctctactctacttcttcttcttgggcgaagccttcgccttagacggcgtcgtcgccttcttcgggcgcggcgccttcggcttcttcgtcggaaccttggcggccttcttcgccttcgacggcgacttggccttggccggcttggccgcagccgccttcttcgcacccgcgggagcggccgacgccgcagacgccttcttggcggcgcccgccttccgaccggtcgccgccttcacgccaccagccttctttgcgccggccgcacgggcgcccttcttctccttgctggccggagcggcgcgcttcttcttggcaccgccagcacgagccttgccgccctcggccgcccccccgccgccggcgccggcaagcttgaacgagccggacgcgcccttccccttcgtctgcaccagctcgcccgccacgacggccgacttgaggtacttcttgataaacggcgccagcttctccgcgtccagcttgtagtgcgcggctatgtacttcttgatcgcctgcagcgacgacccgccgcgctccttcagactcttgatggcggccgtcaccatctcagaggtgcgcgggtgcgcaggcttggcgcgcggcttcttcgcagacgacgcagacttggccttcttcgtagtgccggtggcggcgggtgccgcagcagtctcgttcgtagccgcctgatctgccatttcgacgacgcgcgtaacacacagcgagagcgagagcgagcgggacggcaggcaggcacgcaagcacagcacagcagcagagcagagaatcacaaggcccagccagtgtcgcgggcgggcgcggacggccgagagagcggccgccactctgcgcgccgccgcgccgcgcctcccgcgcttgctaccgcccaacgtccgacagcctgtgcggagcagccccaaacctgcgccacaaccgcccgcgcctttcaaaccaccgaggatggggctacacacagccacaccacagtcgccaaccagtcgccacggcagcgccgcaaaccacggccaaactgcagctaccgcgcgctacagcctgggtcggcccgccgagaatcgccgcccccgcccaaatgccgcccccacagccccagccgacgacccgccacaatggccaaaccttcggcaaaactcccacaccgtcgccgcggcagcccggccagcgcggccggcgccacagccacacaagccgaggcgtgcggcgatgacggccgtgcaaacgcgcctccgccgccccatcgccttccgtcgccctcccgccgtttcccgatcggcccgcagccgtcgggccacatcgcgcgccgtcctcctcctctcgcccgccaacattcacagccgtttcttcaacaattgcccgccgcaaacggacgccgcctgcgcaacaggcgccgccgcccctcgccgcttccgacccaacccctcgaccgaggcaaaccgcaatccgaatctacagaccaacccaatctgccgtcagcacacacgacagccgaccttacacgttacgcgttacacattacgtttacacgtctaggttaggttaggttaggttaggttaggtggacgtgggttaggttaaggggacttgggttaggttaagcgtcaaacttaggttaagcattcaaacacgtcaggcgtcacaggctaggttaggttaggttacacgttaggttaaggggtcagtgctaggttaagaagcgtcaaacgtaggttaaaaaaaaaaaaaaaagcgttcaaacgtgaggcgtgagccggacagcttaccttacgtagacgttaggggctcacaggctgagctcacctcgccacaccacgggttaggttcggttcgctcggctcagcgtaaagcgccgaggtcagggttacgttcgttcaccttcgggcgccacactttcggttgaaaggtcgcgacgggacgacgtcggcaggcacgccgcaaacgaacaaaaacgtacagacgacgtcgaaaaccgccgacagacgggggagcagcacgaccacgaccagataccgagcgcgaaccagacacacgcgaaccacccccaccggccaaagggcaccacacaacaacccagagcaccacgtgtcgacaccagagcaacccgccgctcacgcgacatggctggcaccgaagggcaaccgcccgcaactgcgctttccgcgccggcccggatgcacgtcgtgctacaacaacaccactaccgtacacagccgctgttcacaacatcactatcatgcgcgcccgcggctcgccgccgtcgcagccgcagccccaacgccagcacttttgcaccaccattcacacgcaccgcaacacagctcgccgacacagccgaacaaaacaaacaccacacaacaacagcaacaacgccgccgcctctacttgtgccggcgacccaccccgccgatggcgcacctttcgccagccggcaatcgacacacacgcacccacccacccacccacccggggcccagtgcaaaacacaaaaaaaacactcaaaaacaaaacaacacaaacgacacgggaagcgcacaccgccacttcgcgcgcacgccaccaaccagtcgtcgtctcaaaataacaaacacaaacaaaataaactaacaactagggcaacacaaaacaaaaacgcctcgcacgaaccgcccacaaaaaggacaagcacacgcacagcctctgctgacgaccacgacgcagcggcacgctgctcctgtcccgcgccccgcgccccactcgattcacaactcacgcgacaccgtcaacgacgggctcgcttcccgcaacctaccacctttccgccacgacgcacagccccagccccacccgacgacgcccgtggcaacgactgcacttccaccaccgcctcccccttcccccccaaaacacacacacacacacacacacacacacacacagccagccaaaaacgcactcgcgacccacacatgcacgtgcatcggcacacgccaaccagtcaacgtcgacaaccacacgcaaggctcgaaacgaaaccggcgtccttccacgttgccatcaagctacgcgacacaagacacaaggaaccaacacaacagccggccccactaattcccactctcacgccgcaaaaagcacaccgaaaccgccaaacgcacgcacattccccttcgcactgacaccgaccggctcgctaccacacacctctcggcagccgtttcacgccaattcgccacaccgcccacacagtcgacaagcgcccgccctgtacggcacacgcaacgacgcagcgcagcaaagggcgcccgcaacacatacctctcctccctctctctctccgccgcccgacgcgccaaccgccacaccacaccgccagccactcgcaaattgtgcactgccaccagccacacgtccaacacgccgcgccgcctccggccacccgccagggggcgctcacgtccgcgacaacagcgcggcccgccgggccgggccgaaccgaaccgaaccgggccgccgctgctctgcactcggcacggccacaccctgctgcagaccgggctcgtctctctgtacgcgtctgcctgcgcatcaacacaacaacgaccttttttttttttttctccctctctaccgccaccccttcttctcgcgtttttactcgttgttgcagcagcggcgcacacctacacatccacagccccagccgagccggcctcacctcagggcccgccgccagcgtctcctcctcgggcacaggtgcggtgctgtggccgcccatccaaccgcattgctggccgtccagccgccaggcgttcccactgccgcgagccacgccgcgcaccgaccctgctgcagaaaacgaagcatagccagagaccgaccggtacacaaagcaagccgtcgcctcgcctcttgtccttcctgccttccttccgcccccgcccttctcacaccaccgcctctccactttcgcccccccccctccttttttttgttttttttgttttcttctttctttctttctttggccctctctccttccagccatggcggttacggcaccgcctgcagcggcagattttttgcgcccacaagcctactcctaccaccattaaccttgccctgccctgcccatcaacgtcgcagtcgaaccgacgcttgccaacacactgcccacgttcctttctcttttcggcctacgcccattacgcgccgccgccacagcaccttcccttcccacaacacaccgacgtcaccacacgcacccaaaacaggggccacgaccgtgttcctcgcccactcccatcccgcacggtacgcacattcccaactactaccgcgcaccctccctttccaatctgtgtgtctctctgtgtctgtgtcctgtccgcgcgtgacgcctctcaacatccgccgtcccccgtcccgttttcgcccccatgccgtcgtcgcgccgcccctgtccgccccgcaccacaccatacaccgctgcttgtcccggccgttgccaccaaaggcgccgaccgcaaacgcgccacgccgcagcccccgtgcgtctcgcgctcgcttgcatctccgtgccggcgctgcctctcttcccgctcgcactcgacctcgacaacacagtctttggctccgccactgcgtgttccggtggtacgcacgctgcaacacctacgtattcattaccagagcgatggcgaggcatgacagcatctctgtctgaccagagagttatttatcgttgctagtcggcgcttggaccgcgccagacgacagtagtggcacgcaccgggtcgccaggaacagttgttatatatattgtagcgcgagtcgggagaggtagtagtcggtcgacagtagtagcgggtggacggttgtactgagcgggcgtcggcggcgtgctctgctcgtctcgcgactctggtcacggttcgggacgatgtatagtatattgtgttataatcaaaaggtagtgtgaagctgcattgcgcaaatctgataacgtatgttcattgtacttattttgttcaacaacaaacaaaagccccactattacttttttctaaagtaactcttgtcttttaacgaaaaacattcactttttaaagactacttcctatggcatttccctccaaggagtgcaattaattaccagccagcactcattcattgcacacagctgtgtaaggggtatctacaattgaggggcggatataaatgcaatttttttttttttttttttttttttttgttttttgtgtgtgttgtaacctccccgcaaattttaaactaatggacaatgttatttacggacgctaatggacattgcgctaattgtaacctcgcccacaatgagaggtattgaaaatggcaacaaaaatgtgaaattcgcaatctgactcaaatataaattcttcacaacatttaaagtccgttcagcgacaggaaacttcaattaaaccgaaatatcggtctttggccctgtgcaaaacaatcagaatttaaagtcttacctcagaataaatggatgtcacatttctgctcttgttgttgcgcagcgcttggaggaactgcattgcaaataataatattctcttttttttgtgattttagtgacatttttcttcaaagaagtggaatgaaatgtgaagtgcaacgaactctttagttcaataaaaaaattaaatgtttgaaaaatgcttttgaaatagaaattattattggggaacttgttggagaataattacaataaataaaattcttcattatctaatgattatattaattgacagtataccttattcaccatcttgaccagtgttgccgaccgcctacatcacacaaccgcactcggctgctactactgaccgaccgctctgcatgacgactattagcgtactgcacgcgacgactactgacagagtacagccctcaactagacagagctacagactcgcaacgactgactgactgactgactgactgagaaccgctcgcaacactcgcgcggtccagcgcaaa
This genomic stretch from Schistocerca serialis cubense isolate TAMUIC-IGC-003099 unplaced genomic scaffold, iqSchSeri2.2 HiC_scaffold_15, whole genome shotgun sequence harbors:
- the LOC126443459 gene encoding atherin-like, which codes for MKPLRTRGRGPLTLVIANNTPENRKLFQLTRIGNVEVRAEELRNKSAYAQCYRCLEPGHVKKYCRMPDYCVKCGENHSTESCALKGVPHQDFTPKCKLCSGAHVASFRGCPVLLSYGDRARGKAQQKPQRNPATSSRQPTATSANKGRRGRRTRRGRGRNADTRAAQGQSHNSTPRRPAPPAPHAVQTSTSNGGQAPPIAAPRARRPPTAGPAASQQQVATHAEPQQRQLAPPPAPQPGTASQPAPPAPDPASMTDFPRPRWRQPNSHNTAVRHAVDRQNGAHAAREQAAPPPAPPGNTGSQPAPPAPAAASMADPPRSRWRLPDSRAAAPRHDVGTRQDGAYRPPAVRHVVGPSADDGRIDRILCCMEKMLQQMSELMAVVQHVASAIKPAVSHHA